One region of Eupeodes corollae chromosome 1, idEupCoro1.1, whole genome shotgun sequence genomic DNA includes:
- the LOC129939271 gene encoding protein rolling stone — MMVSKLWNSCFPEFSSEHVHRHNFYLCQWQRNTQVRIVYLFYRWITAITCLAALVCSLLDIGRTEEQFEHHYAKWWIYLTHWGLLACTIQAWLGAWIVTQGMMVEREDFEIVRQAKKSRLHHLYWVMYTVATVYSFIITMCYWLLVHNPEIHRIDALNIMVHVFNSVIMLTDLAIVGHPIKLSHAYWTMGIGLSYAIFTGIYFLAGGTDRKNQTAIYPLLDWTKPGKAIVVTVCAVLFVFVVHFGCYLLYRCRIWLFTKLCIRESHNRDGDMGEGLNEDTGSRIVHECSQQFIQESQQQQQHQQHQYHQQHHQQHHHPPPSQQQQQQQVHQHQQQQPLQQQQQLPPLQQYQYSSYHQDNNNKNKMSSLSRTVSALEAGQREQFLNPNKILEYKM; from the exons ATGATGGTCAGCAAATTGTGGAACAGTTGTTTTCCAGAATTCTCATCGGAGCATGTGCATCggcacaatttttatttgtgtcag TGGCAGCGTAACACTCAAGTTCGCATTGTTTATCTATTCTATCGTTGGATAACGGCGATCACCTGCCTTGCTGCTCTGGTGTGCTCCCTGCTCGACATTGGCCGGACGGAGGAACAGTTCGAACACCACTACGCCAAATGGTGGATTTACTTGACTCACTGGGGGCTGTTGGCGTGCACCATCCAGGCCTGGCTGGGTGCGTGGATAGTCACACAAGGCATGATGGTGGAACGGGAGGACTTCGAGATTGTGAGACAGGCTAAGAAGAGTCGCCTCCATCATCTCTACTGGGTGATGTACACCGTGGCGACTGTTTACTCCTTTATCATAACAATGTGTTATTGGCTGTTGGTGCATAATCCTG AAATCCATCGAATTGACGCCCTCAACATCATGGTACATGTATTCAACTCTGTGATAATGTTAACCGATTTGGCTATCGTTGGACATCCAATTAAATTGTCGCATGCCTATTGGACAATGGGCATTGGTTTGTCGTATGCCATCTTCACAGGTATCTACTTCTTGGCAGGTGGCACTGATAG aaaaaatcaAACAGCCATCTATCCCCTGTTGGATTGGACTAAACCAGGCAAGGCTATTGTGGTGACCGTGTGCGCTGTGCTCTTTGTGTTTGTCGTACATTTTGGCTGCTATTTGCTCTACCGGTGTCGAATATGGCTTTTTACCAAGCTCTGCATACGTGAGTCCCATAATCGCGATGGTGATATGGGTGAAGGTCTTAACGAGGACACCGGCAGTAGGATTGTCCATGAATGCAGTCAGCAATTTATTCAGGAATcccagcagcagcaacaacatcaacaacatcaaTACCATCAGCAGCACCACCAGCAGCACCATCATCCACCGCCAtcacaacagcagcagcaacagcaggtgcatcagcaccagcagcagcagcccttacaacaacaacagcagcttcCACCATTGCAACAATATCAGTATTCAAGCTATCACCAggacaataacaataaaaataaaatgtcctcATTGAGCCGAACGGTATCGGCTCTGGAGGCCGGACAACGTGAACAATTTCTGAATCCCAACAAGATCCtagaatataaaatgtaa